A stretch of the Clostridiales bacterium genome encodes the following:
- a CDS encoding shikimate dehydrogenase translates to MQYGLIGEHLGHSYSVPIHRLISGEDYELREIAPADLGTFMIRKEFRAINVTIPYKQDVIPYLDEISDTAREIGAVNTIVNRDGCLYGTNTDAAGLQALIARVCPDIRGRKTLVLGTGGTSKTAVYTAKVMGAEPVIRVSRSAREDAVTYEEALRDHRDAEILINTTPCGMFPAAEDMPVDITGFPELRGVVDVIYNPLRTKLVLAAMRRGIPAEGGLYMLVAQAVRAAEVFRGIRYEEGLTEKIYRRMARDKENIVLTGMPGSGKSAVSSILGARTGREVIDTDRMIVEKAGMEITEIFRRYGEKHFRDLESEVIREAAACAGVIISTGGGAVLREENVEALRRNGRLVWLDRKPEDLVPTDDRPLADSREKMAALYAAREPIYRATADERIAVTGSAEDTADETESRWNA, encoded by the coding sequence ATGCAGTACGGACTGATCGGGGAACACCTCGGCCACAGCTATTCCGTGCCGATTCACCGGCTGATCAGCGGCGAGGACTACGAGCTGCGGGAAATCGCGCCGGCGGACCTGGGAACATTTATGATCCGGAAGGAGTTCCGGGCGATCAATGTGACGATTCCCTACAAACAGGACGTGATTCCATACCTGGATGAAATCAGCGATACGGCACGGGAGATCGGCGCGGTGAATACCATCGTCAACCGGGATGGGTGCCTGTACGGAACCAACACGGACGCGGCCGGGCTGCAGGCGCTGATTGCGCGGGTCTGTCCGGATATCCGGGGCCGGAAGACGCTGGTGCTCGGTACCGGCGGAACGAGCAAAACAGCCGTGTATACCGCAAAGGTCATGGGCGCGGAGCCGGTGATCCGGGTGAGCCGGAGCGCCCGGGAAGACGCGGTGACCTACGAGGAAGCGCTGCGGGACCACCGGGATGCGGAAATCCTGATCAATACTACGCCGTGCGGCATGTTCCCGGCAGCGGAGGATATGCCCGTGGATATCACCGGATTCCCGGAACTGCGGGGCGTGGTGGACGTGATTTACAATCCCCTGCGAACGAAGCTGGTGCTGGCCGCCATGCGGCGGGGCATCCCGGCGGAGGGCGGACTGTACATGCTGGTGGCCCAGGCGGTCCGGGCAGCGGAGGTATTCCGCGGGATCCGGTATGAAGAAGGACTGACGGAGAAGATTTACCGCCGGATGGCCCGGGACAAGGAAAACATCGTACTGACCGGGATGCCGGGCAGCGGAAAAAGCGCGGTATCGTCCATCCTGGGAGCGCGGACCGGCCGGGAAGTGATTGACACGGACCGGATGATTGTGGAGAAGGCCGGGATGGAAATCACGGAGATCTTCCGCCGGTACGGCGAAAAGCATTTCCGGGACCTGGAGAGCGAAGTGATCCGTGAGGCGGCGGCCTGCGCCGGGGTGATTATCTCCACGGGCGGCGGAGCCGTCCTGCGGGAGGAAAACGTGGAAGCGCTGCGGCGGAACGGCCGGCTGGTATGGCTGGACCGGAAACCGGAGGACCTGGTTCCGACGGATGACCGGCCGCTGGCGGATTCCCGGGAAAAGATGGCGGCACTATATGCCGCGCGGGAGCCGATCTACCGTGCGACCGCGGATGAGCGGATCGCGGTGACGGGCAGCGCAGAGGATACGGCCGATGAAACGGAAAGCAGGTGGAACGCATGA
- the aroC gene encoding chorismate synthase, with translation MKNTFGGNVTVTLFGESHGPEIGAVLDGLVAGIPVDESYIAEKLRLRRPAGKISTARRETDPFRIVSGVFNGRTTGTPLTILIPNGDTRSQDYTFGPVRPGHADYTGHIRYGGFEDYRGGGHFSGRITAALVAAGAVLSYALERKGIRIGTHIARCAGIADAGFSDRPEKDIEKLNRMEFAVLDEARGEEMRAAAERAAEEGDSVGGVLETLVTGVPAGVGEPWFDTMEGVLSHALFSIPAVKGVEFGDGFALADMRGSEANDPFVMRDGKVETATNRNGGINGGITNGMPVLFRCAVKPTPTIRKEQQTVDITKNCETTLAAGGRHDPAIVHRARVVADCMTAIVLYDMLVTRFGPEWPGGAD, from the coding sequence ATGAAAAATACTTTCGGCGGAAACGTGACGGTGACGCTGTTCGGCGAGAGCCACGGACCGGAGATCGGCGCCGTGCTGGACGGACTGGTTGCAGGAATTCCGGTGGACGAATCGTATATCGCGGAAAAGCTGCGCCTGCGCCGGCCGGCGGGGAAGATTTCCACCGCGCGGCGGGAAACGGATCCCTTCCGGATTGTGAGCGGGGTTTTCAACGGGCGGACCACCGGGACGCCGCTGACCATCCTGATTCCGAACGGGGACACCCGGAGTCAGGACTATACATTCGGACCGGTACGGCCGGGACACGCAGACTATACCGGGCATATCCGGTACGGCGGGTTTGAGGATTACCGGGGCGGCGGCCATTTCAGCGGACGGATTACCGCGGCGCTGGTGGCGGCAGGGGCGGTTCTCTCTTACGCGCTGGAGCGGAAGGGAATCCGGATCGGAACCCATATCGCCCGGTGCGCGGGCATTGCGGACGCCGGTTTTTCGGACCGGCCGGAGAAGGACATAGAAAAGCTGAACCGGATGGAGTTTGCCGTGCTGGATGAGGCCCGGGGCGAGGAGATGCGCGCCGCGGCGGAACGCGCGGCAGAGGAAGGCGACAGTGTCGGCGGCGTGCTGGAAACGCTGGTGACAGGTGTGCCCGCAGGTGTAGGGGAACCCTGGTTCGACACGATGGAAGGCGTGCTTTCCCATGCGCTGTTTTCCATTCCTGCGGTGAAGGGCGTTGAATTCGGCGACGGATTCGCACTCGCGGATATGCGGGGGAGCGAGGCCAACGATCCGTTTGTGATGCGGGACGGAAAGGTGGAGACCGCCACCAACCGCAACGGCGGGATCAACGGCGGCATCACCAACGGAATGCCGGTGCTGTTCCGCTGCGCGGTGAAACCGACCCCCACCATCCGGAAGGAGCAGCAGACGGTGGATATCACGAAAAACTGCGAAACGACGCTGGCCGCGGGCGGGCGGCATGATCCGGCGATTGTGCACCGGGCCCGCGTGGTGGCGGACTGCATGACGGCAATCGTACTGTACGACATGCTGGTTACGCGCTTCGGGCCGGAATGGCCGGGAGGAGCAGACTGA
- a CDS encoding 3-dehydroquinate synthase codes for MIIPVNLGTDSYDIVLERGCIRRAGELLRLDRKVLVVTDDGVPEAYAKTVADQCGEARIETLPQGEENKNFAGFERLLRAMLDFGMTRKDCVAAVGGGVIGDMAGFAAACYMRGIDFYNIPTTVLSQVDSSIGGKTAIDLDGIKNIVGAFYQPKRVLIDPEVLETLPDRQVANGMAEAVKMAVCFDAEGFALAEGYRIGDRPDRLIENALRIKKRVVEEDVKEQGLRRALNFGHTLGHGIESLHAENGLYHGECVALGMLPMCSDAVRPRLKTVLERLGLPTVCGADPGRVMAAVIHDKKADHGKIMAVVCEKAGSCRIIPMTPEELRERYTAQFG; via the coding sequence ATGATCATTCCCGTGAACCTGGGAACAGACAGCTATGATATCGTGCTGGAACGCGGATGCATCCGCCGCGCGGGGGAACTGCTCCGGCTGGACCGGAAGGTGCTGGTGGTGACGGATGACGGCGTGCCGGAAGCATACGCGAAAACCGTGGCAGACCAGTGCGGGGAAGCACGGATCGAAACCCTGCCGCAGGGTGAGGAGAACAAGAACTTTGCGGGCTTTGAACGGCTGCTGCGGGCCATGCTGGATTTCGGCATGACCCGGAAGGACTGCGTGGCAGCCGTGGGAGGCGGCGTCATCGGCGATATGGCCGGGTTTGCCGCGGCGTGCTATATGCGGGGAATCGACTTCTACAATATTCCCACGACGGTCCTGAGCCAGGTGGACTCCTCCATCGGCGGAAAGACCGCGATTGACCTGGACGGCATCAAGAATATTGTGGGCGCGTTTTACCAGCCGAAGCGGGTGCTGATCGATCCGGAGGTGCTGGAAACACTGCCGGACCGGCAGGTCGCGAACGGCATGGCGGAAGCAGTGAAGATGGCGGTGTGCTTTGACGCGGAGGGATTTGCCCTGGCGGAAGGATACCGGATCGGCGACCGTCCGGACCGGCTGATCGAGAACGCCCTGCGGATCAAGAAACGCGTGGTGGAAGAAGACGTGAAGGAGCAGGGCCTGCGCCGGGCACTGAATTTCGGACATACACTGGGGCACGGAATTGAAAGCCTGCACGCGGAAAACGGCCTGTACCACGGGGAATGCGTGGCACTGGGCATGCTGCCGATGTGCTCGGACGCGGTGCGGCCGCGGCTGAAGACCGTGCTGGAACGGCTCGGGCTGCCGACCGTGTGCGGCGCGGATCCCGGCCGCGTGATGGCGGCGGTAATCCATGACAAGAAGGCGGATCACGGAAAGATTATGGCGGTTGTATGCGAGAAAGCCGGCAGCTGCCGGATCATACCGATGACGCCGGAGGAACTGCGGGAACGCTATACAGCCCAGTTCGGATAA
- a CDS encoding chorismate mutase, translating to MDTEVLTAQRAIINETDREMARLFEQRMEAVKQIALWKKEHGLPILDAGREQEVIARNMAYIRNDELQADYDLFIRNVMSCSRGYQRRLMKGIRAAYSGVEGAFAYIAAKRIFPEGEAVSCQDFAEAYREVENGGCDVCVLPLENSYAGEVGQVTDLMFTGSLHVTGVYTLPVNHHLLGVPGAKAENIRRVVSHPQALSQCGGYIRRHGLETVQASNTARAAQAVMEQGDPATAAIASMETARLYGLEVLEKNINESGLNATRFAVFSRAENRTPLSGGTSFLLLFTVNHVAGALANAITVIGRHGFNMKALRSRPMKELPWQYYFFAEMEGDDRSEEGQQMMRELAEHCNVVKVAGRFSPEISLQEDEA from the coding sequence ATGGACACGGAAGTACTGACTGCCCAGCGGGCAATTATCAACGAAACGGACCGGGAGATGGCCCGCCTGTTTGAGCAGCGCATGGAGGCCGTGAAGCAGATCGCGCTGTGGAAGAAGGAACACGGACTGCCGATCCTGGACGCGGGACGGGAGCAGGAAGTCATCGCACGGAACATGGCGTATATCCGGAACGATGAACTGCAGGCGGACTACGACCTGTTTATCCGGAATGTGATGAGCTGCTCCCGCGGGTACCAGCGGCGGCTGATGAAGGGAATCCGGGCGGCTTACAGCGGTGTGGAAGGCGCGTTTGCGTATATCGCGGCAAAACGCATCTTCCCGGAAGGCGAAGCGGTATCCTGCCAGGATTTTGCGGAAGCCTACCGCGAGGTGGAAAACGGCGGATGCGACGTATGTGTGCTCCCGCTGGAAAACAGCTATGCCGGCGAGGTCGGCCAGGTGACGGACCTGATGTTCACCGGAAGCCTGCATGTGACAGGCGTTTATACCCTGCCGGTGAACCACCACCTGCTGGGCGTACCCGGCGCGAAGGCAGAAAATATCCGGCGGGTGGTGAGCCATCCCCAGGCGCTGAGCCAGTGCGGCGGATATATCCGGCGGCACGGGCTGGAAACGGTGCAGGCATCCAACACAGCGCGGGCAGCCCAGGCGGTGATGGAACAGGGGGATCCCGCCACAGCGGCGATCGCGAGCATGGAAACCGCCCGGCTGTACGGGCTGGAGGTACTGGAAAAAAATATTAATGAAAGCGGGCTGAACGCAACTCGGTTTGCGGTGTTCTCCCGGGCGGAGAACCGGACGCCGCTTTCCGGCGGGACAAGCTTCCTGCTGCTGTTTACGGTGAACCACGTGGCCGGCGCGCTGGCCAATGCGATTACCGTGATCGGCCGGCACGGCTTCAATATGAAGGCGCTTCGTTCCCGGCCGATGAAGGAGCTGCCCTGGCAGTACTACTTCTTTGCGGAAATGGAAGGCGACGACCGGAGCGAAGAAGGGCAGCAGATGATGCGGGAACTGGCGGAACACTGCAATGTAGTGAAAGTGGCCGGAAGGTTCTCGCCGGAAATCAGCCTGCAGGAGGATGAAGCATGA
- a CDS encoding insulinase family protein: MKKILSLVLALAMLLGIVPAFGEAPAASALPAVGDTVEGFEVKEIREFGLIGAQLVYFEHAQTGAKLLYIANSDTNRAFQLTFVTRMENDMGLPHVFEHGTLSGSEKYPSTDLWFNVAYQTYNTYINAYTTDAMTSFPVASLSEEQLLKLADLYTDSCLNPMIMSDESIYRTEAWRYEMTDPDADLTLNGTVYTEMTGAMDLGEAALYAANKATFPGASISYNYGGDPDHIPEMVWQDLKDYHNKYYHPSNCLALLYGSFSDYTAFLKLLNEAFASFDRKEISLEENYTRITEPVTTHAAWRMAEGSDPANQTAIYYYIVCPGMRDDRAQELLIDHACELLGDSASPLMQALKKAFPTGSFSIGREVAAPDDAIVIVANGVNDGDEKQFKAIVDENLAAAAQNGFGAELVDNIVTLLKFNAKLANENSSPVQGLMYHLAYDYAVSGNVFAYVESYEALNSIEDENSQGLLAGAVQKWLVNPELYTVTVTVPAPGEQEVHDAALAASLAEIKAAMTPEEIQAIIDATNAEDPDDDTTAMVESLTAVSLATLPEEVKKYEIKDSTDESGVRRIEAVSGVDGLSYIMLNLDAMTLPQEDIHYMRLFTRLLGKMDTDAHTWEELDSLISRYLYNGTFGVFVSGYKDTFHPYMVAEWYSLDEDLEAGYNLAEEILYRTQFTDTETLLKRIQDQKNYVRNQINGSPYQVLLYRQWGISSEHYRYYSYLNFLEYYDFLTKIEALMEENPDEVVARLQRVQQFFASRSGAVAAIAASEDSLALNRPLTDAFFAKLDGTARDAVEYSLPVPANKEAIIADTNVQFNGICINWKDIDPEIDGEAYDVAAQLVTDRLLISDLRDKMGVYTPWCSSGNETFYILTYRDPNLAETFTYYDGLPDLINALDVDQSTIDKYILSTYSGLAQPEGEMTGAISALNNYINGVPEDLKLQNMRALKSVTPETVKAFALSLADVLNSGIRGTAGSAAAINANAEMFDVVYNPFNAVDLSAVEFEDVPEGHEQYESIHFAVDNKFMAPLSDTVFGVDEPATVGDFLASVYALMGGPAGDPEGARAWLASYELVDADADLSAPLTEDLFCLIMQAIGVGYTTDTPDTVVPRGDLADVLMQVNEMLSQQGAA, from the coding sequence ATGAAAAAAATCCTGTCCCTGGTTCTCGCCCTGGCCATGCTGCTGGGGATTGTCCCTGCGTTCGGCGAAGCTCCCGCCGCCTCCGCGCTTCCCGCTGTCGGTGATACAGTGGAAGGCTTCGAGGTAAAGGAAATCCGCGAATTCGGCCTGATCGGCGCGCAGCTGGTATACTTCGAGCATGCGCAGACCGGCGCGAAACTGCTCTATATCGCCAACAGCGATACAAACCGTGCCTTCCAGCTCACATTTGTCACCCGGATGGAAAATGATATGGGTCTCCCCCATGTCTTTGAGCACGGAACCCTCAGCGGATCGGAAAAATATCCCTCCACGGACCTGTGGTTCAATGTCGCTTACCAGACATACAACACCTACATCAATGCCTATACAACAGATGCCATGACCAGTTTTCCTGTTGCCTCCCTTTCCGAGGAGCAGTTGTTGAAACTGGCGGATCTTTACACGGATTCGTGCCTGAATCCGATGATCATGTCTGATGAAAGCATCTACCGTACCGAAGCCTGGCGCTACGAGATGACGGATCCCGATGCCGATCTGACACTGAATGGCACCGTATATACCGAAATGACAGGCGCCATGGATCTTGGCGAAGCGGCGCTGTATGCCGCCAATAAGGCAACCTTCCCGGGTGCCTCCATCTCTTACAACTATGGCGGCGATCCGGACCATATCCCGGAAATGGTCTGGCAGGACCTCAAGGATTACCACAACAAGTATTATCATCCTTCCAACTGTCTGGCCCTGCTGTACGGTTCCTTCAGCGACTACACCGCGTTCCTGAAACTCCTGAACGAGGCGTTCGCCTCCTTTGACCGCAAGGAAATCAGCCTGGAGGAGAACTATACCCGGATTACTGAACCGGTAACCACCCATGCTGCCTGGCGGATGGCGGAAGGATCCGATCCGGCCAACCAGACAGCAATCTACTACTATATTGTATGCCCCGGCATGCGGGATGACCGTGCACAGGAGCTGCTGATTGACCATGCCTGTGAGCTGCTGGGCGATTCCGCTTCCCCGTTGATGCAGGCCCTGAAGAAAGCCTTCCCGACCGGCTCCTTCAGTATCGGCCGCGAGGTCGCCGCGCCTGATGACGCGATCGTCATCGTCGCCAATGGAGTTAACGACGGCGATGAGAAACAGTTTAAGGCGATTGTTGATGAAAACCTCGCAGCTGCCGCTCAGAACGGCTTCGGTGCGGAACTGGTGGACAATATCGTCACCCTTCTGAAGTTCAACGCCAAGCTCGCCAATGAAAACAGCAGTCCCGTGCAAGGCCTCATGTACCATCTGGCTTATGACTACGCTGTCAGCGGCAATGTGTTCGCCTATGTGGAAAGCTACGAAGCCCTGAACAGTATCGAAGACGAAAACAGCCAGGGGCTCCTGGCCGGTGCTGTACAGAAATGGCTCGTCAATCCTGAACTGTACACGGTCACTGTTACCGTTCCTGCTCCCGGCGAACAGGAAGTCCATGACGCAGCCCTGGCCGCTTCTCTTGCGGAGATCAAGGCTGCCATGACTCCCGAAGAAATTCAGGCAATCATCGATGCCACCAATGCCGAGGATCCCGATGATGACACCACCGCCATGGTGGAGAGCCTGACTGCCGTCAGCCTGGCCACCCTGCCGGAAGAGGTCAAAAAATATGAAATCAAGGACAGCACCGATGAGAGCGGTGTCCGCCGCATTGAAGCAGTATCCGGCGTGGACGGGCTCTCCTACATCATGCTGAATCTGGACGCGATGACACTGCCGCAGGAAGACATCCATTACATGCGGCTCTTCACCCGCCTGCTGGGCAAGATGGATACCGATGCCCATACCTGGGAGGAACTGGATTCCCTGATCTCCCGCTACCTCTATAATGGCACCTTCGGCGTCTTTGTCAGCGGCTATAAAGATACCTTCCATCCCTATATGGTGGCTGAATGGTATTCGCTCGATGAGGACCTGGAAGCAGGCTATAACCTGGCTGAGGAAATCCTGTACCGCACACAGTTCACAGATACCGAAACGCTGCTGAAGCGGATCCAGGACCAGAAGAACTATGTGCGCAACCAGATCAACGGTTCTCCCTACCAGGTACTCCTGTACCGCCAGTGGGGCATCAGTTCCGAACACTATCGCTATTACAGCTACCTGAACTTCCTGGAGTACTATGACTTCCTCACAAAGATCGAAGCTCTCATGGAAGAGAATCCGGACGAGGTCGTTGCCCGCCTGCAGCGGGTCCAGCAGTTCTTCGCCAGCCGTTCCGGTGCCGTTGCGGCCATCGCCGCCAGCGAGGACTCCCTGGCGCTGAACCGTCCGCTGACCGACGCTTTCTTCGCGAAGCTGGACGGAACCGCCCGCGATGCTGTGGAATACAGCCTGCCTGTTCCTGCAAATAAAGAAGCCATCATCGCCGATACCAACGTGCAGTTCAACGGTATCTGCATCAACTGGAAGGATATTGATCCTGAAATCGACGGTGAAGCTTATGATGTTGCCGCCCAGCTTGTGACCGACAGGCTGCTGATTTCAGACCTGCGTGACAAAATGGGTGTCTACACGCCCTGGTGCAGTTCCGGCAATGAAACTTTCTACATCCTGACCTACCGTGATCCCAACCTGGCGGAAACCTTCACCTACTATGACGGGCTGCCGGACCTGATCAACGCCCTGGATGTGGATCAGTCCACAATTGACAAGTATATCCTCAGCACCTATTCCGGCCTTGCACAGCCCGAAGGTGAGATGACCGGGGCAATCTCCGCGCTGAACAATTACATCAACGGCGTGCCGGAAGATCTCAAGCTGCAGAACATGAGGGCCCTCAAGAGCGTCACACCGGAAACCGTAAAGGCATTTGCACTTTCCCTGGCGGATGTTCTGAATTCCGGTATCCGCGGAACGGCCGGCAGCGCTGCGGCGATTAACGCCAACGCCGAAATGTTCGATGTCGTCTACAACCCCTTCAACGCGGTCGACCTGAGCGCCGTCGAATTCGAGGATGTACCGGAAGGGCATGAACAGTATGAGAGCATCCACTTCGCGGTGGATAACAAGTTCATGGCGCCGCTGTCCGATACCGTCTTCGGTGTGGATGAACCCGCGACCGTCGGCGACTTCCTCGCCTCCGTCTACGCGCTCATGGGTGGTCCTGCCGGTGATCCGGAAGGTGCCCGCGCATGGCTGGCCAGCTACGAACTTGTCGATGCAGATGCAGATCTGTCTGCCCCACTGACGGAAGATCTCTTCTGCCTCATCATGCAGGCAATCGGCGTCGGCTACACCACGGACACACCGGACACAGTCGTCCCGCGCGGCGACCTGGCGGATGTGCTCATGCAGGTCAATGAAATGCTGAGCCAGCAGGGTGCGGCGTAA
- a CDS encoding GGGtGRT protein produces MALFENYEGRMPQLQPVLDKYGFKNFEEVKAFTNGKGVDAYTIVESTQPICFENVKWAYELGAAIAIKEGAKNAAEAAKWIGTALQAFCIPGSVADQRQVGIGHGNLGAMLLDEETECFAFLAGHESFAAAEGAIKIALNANKVRKKPLRVILNGLGKDAAMIISRINGFTYVQTKYDYLSADVKEDHALTVVSKTAYSNGDRAKVNCYGADDVREGVAIMWHEGADISITGNSTNPTRFQHPVAGTYKKERWEAGKKYFSVASGGGTGRTLHPDNMAAGPASYGMTDTMGRMHSDAQFAGSSSVPAHVEMMGFLGAGNNPMVGMTVAVAVAVQEALNK; encoded by the coding sequence ATGGCTCTGTTTGAAAACTATGAAGGCCGCATGCCTCAGCTGCAGCCTGTCCTGGACAAGTACGGTTTCAAAAACTTCGAAGAAGTCAAAGCTTTCACCAACGGCAAGGGCGTTGACGCCTACACCATCGTGGAGAGCACCCAGCCCATCTGCTTTGAAAACGTAAAGTGGGCATACGAACTGGGCGCTGCCATCGCCATCAAGGAAGGCGCGAAGAACGCTGCGGAAGCCGCCAAGTGGATCGGCACCGCCCTGCAGGCCTTCTGTATCCCCGGTTCTGTTGCGGACCAGCGCCAGGTCGGTATCGGCCACGGCAACCTGGGCGCCATGCTGCTGGATGAGGAAACCGAATGCTTCGCGTTCCTCGCCGGCCACGAATCCTTCGCTGCTGCCGAAGGCGCCATCAAAATCGCGCTGAACGCCAACAAGGTTCGGAAAAAGCCCCTCCGCGTCATCCTGAACGGCCTGGGCAAGGACGCCGCCATGATCATCAGCCGGATCAACGGCTTCACCTACGTGCAGACCAAGTATGACTACCTGTCTGCGGACGTGAAGGAAGACCATGCACTGACCGTCGTCAGCAAGACCGCCTACTCCAACGGAGACCGGGCGAAGGTCAACTGCTATGGCGCGGATGATGTCCGTGAAGGTGTTGCCATCATGTGGCATGAAGGTGCCGATATCTCCATCACCGGCAACTCCACCAACCCCACCCGTTTCCAGCATCCCGTTGCGGGCACCTACAAGAAGGAACGCTGGGAAGCCGGCAAGAAGTACTTCTCCGTGGCTTCCGGCGGCGGCACCGGCCGTACCCTGCATCCCGACAACATGGCCGCCGGCCCTGCCTCCTACGGCATGACCGATACCATGGGCCGTATGCACTCTGACGCGCAGTTCGCCGGTTCCTCTTCCGTGCCTGCCCACGTGGAAATGATGGGTTTCCTCGGCGCCGGCAACAACCCCATGGTGGGTATGACCGTTGCGGTCGCCGTTGCGGTTCAGGAAGCGCTGAACAAGTAA
- a CDS encoding SDR family oxidoreductase, whose product MVQQKTVWITGASSGLGLHTAMAFRDDGWQVIAGARSFGKDGVGIDGITCLPLDVTSEDSIRAFCESAAAIAAPDALVQCAGMLVLGSCEETDPEEFRRVIDTNYLGMVRVNREVLPLMRAHGGGKIVLFSSINGLMGIPFQSAYTASKHAIEGYAECLSMEVKPFGIQVMLVEPGDHRSGSDKYRPHAAAMSENSPYAAAYESAVRQIHHDESNGSDPDILGRKIAKTLDRKRIPFRRRIASADQHLAVYVHRFLGARINSAILRKYYIRQG is encoded by the coding sequence ATGGTTCAGCAGAAAACAGTCTGGATCACCGGCGCTTCCAGCGGCCTCGGTCTCCATACTGCCATGGCCTTCCGCGATGACGGCTGGCAGGTCATCGCCGGCGCGCGGAGCTTCGGCAAAGACGGCGTCGGAATTGATGGTATCACCTGCCTTCCGCTGGACGTCACCAGCGAAGATTCCATCCGGGCCTTCTGCGAATCTGCTGCAGCCATCGCTGCTCCGGATGCGCTCGTCCAGTGTGCCGGTATGCTGGTGCTCGGCTCCTGTGAGGAGACGGATCCGGAGGAATTCCGCCGGGTCATCGATACCAATTACCTTGGCATGGTCCGTGTCAACCGGGAAGTGCTCCCCCTGATGCGGGCGCATGGCGGCGGGAAAATCGTCCTCTTCTCCTCAATCAACGGGCTGATGGGTATTCCCTTCCAGAGCGCTTACACCGCAAGCAAGCACGCAATCGAGGGCTATGCGGAATGCCTTTCCATGGAAGTAAAACCCTTTGGCATCCAGGTCATGCTCGTGGAACCGGGCGATCATCGCAGCGGCAGCGACAAGTACCGTCCGCATGCAGCCGCCATGAGCGAAAATTCGCCTTATGCCGCGGCTTATGAAAGCGCTGTCCGGCAGATCCACCATGACGAATCCAATGGTTCCGACCCGGATATTCTCGGGCGGAAGATTGCGAAAACGCTGGACCGGAAACGGATTCCCTTCCGCAGGCGGATTGCCAGTGCCGATCAGCATCTGGCCGTGTATGTGCACCGTTTTCTCGGCGCGCGGATCAATTCCGCCATCCTGCGGAAATACTATATCAGACAGGGGTAA
- a CDS encoding phosphodiester glycosidase family protein has translation MMKRLFSLILCTVLLFSFAGCAAASSGDTEVSVSEDASGSAAPAEDEAVTEKDGWHFNARGFLVGENPGDEYLLEDEKNGSWQYASPDLAVTITRTQETVKVKAGKRTRELYIVDIQASETSPLFSIMTPPTKKRPAGYKKSKPIDLVKANPVVLAVSDDYYGHRMQGRDNGSAKWPDGIIIRNGELISSKTRTNGKVEFPPLDTLAVYPDGSMRADPIGEKNADDFASEGALQVYSFGPWLIRNGEINVKGVDSSKSYMYNTAQYSDSRIAIGMIEPFHYLVVMAKGRPDNKYIGVNFDILANRMLELGCTEALNLDGGGTACIIFNGKVIAQGDKTVRPLGSMIAFGKK, from the coding sequence ATGATGAAACGGCTCTTTTCCCTTATCCTGTGCACAGTGCTGCTCTTCTCCTTTGCCGGTTGCGCCGCAGCTTCTTCCGGCGATACCGAAGTGTCCGTCAGTGAGGATGCTTCCGGCTCCGCGGCACCCGCGGAAGATGAAGCGGTGACCGAAAAGGATGGCTGGCATTTTAATGCCAGAGGCTTCCTGGTCGGAGAAAACCCCGGGGATGAATATCTCCTGGAGGATGAAAAGAACGGCTCCTGGCAGTATGCATCCCCGGACCTGGCCGTCACCATCACCCGGACCCAGGAAACCGTCAAGGTCAAAGCCGGCAAGCGGACGCGGGAGCTCTATATCGTCGATATCCAGGCATCTGAAACCTCTCCCCTGTTCTCCATCATGACTCCGCCGACCAAAAAACGGCCTGCCGGATATAAGAAGAGCAAGCCGATCGACCTGGTCAAGGCAAATCCCGTTGTGCTGGCCGTATCGGATGACTATTACGGTCACCGCATGCAGGGGCGTGACAATGGTTCCGCTAAATGGCCGGATGGCATCATTATCCGGAACGGAGAACTCATCAGCAGCAAAACCCGTACCAACGGAAAGGTCGAATTCCCGCCCCTGGATACCCTTGCGGTTTATCCGGACGGCAGCATGAGGGCAGATCCGATCGGTGAGAAAAATGCCGATGATTTCGCTTCGGAAGGGGCACTCCAGGTATATTCCTTCGGCCCCTGGCTGATCCGGAACGGGGAAATCAACGTCAAAGGGGTGGACAGTTCCAAATCCTATATGTACAATACCGCCCAGTACAGCGATTCCCGCATTGCCATCGGGATGATTGAGCCTTTCCATTACCTGGTTGTCATGGCAAAAGGCCGTCCGGACAATAAGTACATCGGGGTCAACTTCGACATCCTGGCAAATAGAATGCTGGAGTTGGGCTGCACCGAAGCCCTGAACCTGGACGGCGGCGGAACCGCGTGTATCATTTTTAACGGGAAAGTCATTGCCCAGGGCGACAAAACCGTTCGTCCCCTCGGCAGCATGATCGCCTTCGGTAAGAAATAA